Below is a genomic region from Falco naumanni isolate bFalNau1 chromosome 17, bFalNau1.pat, whole genome shotgun sequence.
ACTAAGGTATTTTGAAGCTGTCTCAGTGGCAGAAGTAAGTTATAAATAAAGTAAGAGAAGAAGAGCAAAGAGGTGgtgaaaatgtgaaagaaaccCTTCTGTCCTGTTGCATGTCAATTAGGGTTCCCTTCAGGACAGCAcgttttctttacatttctctgTCACCCaggaggcacaggcagcaggagtgcAGAGCAAGTAGCAGCCATGGTCATCCTCGCCTCTGGTTTTTATTGTGAATTTTTTTAGCAAAGGCTCCTTTGGCATCTGATCAAAGAACGACCCTCAAGCGCAGGCATTCAGATCGCTCAGGCAGTCGTTTGTAAGCGTGCTGTCAAGCTCAGCTAAAGCGAGTCCTTGAGAATCTGCCGGAATCTGCATGCAGGCCTTTGTGCATCCTGCAGCTAAAACCATGTGGTCTCTCTGGGCAAACTGCAAGGAAGTTGTTGGGGAATTGTAGCGTGATAGGCTTATGTGTATGCTGAAAACCTCTCTGATGCAGGTAAAGTCTTTTAGACTGTCTTGTGATTTCATGTAGAGCAGTACAACGCCCTTGAAGCACTCGGAGTTGACAAGAAGTTCTCTGATCAGATGTTCAGTTTTCTCTCAGCATTGATCTCTTCATAGCTCTCTCCTGCCTGTCTCTGGCATTCTGACCCTTCAGCATGTGCTGGGTTTGTTGTTGGCTTTTCAGGCACTACAGTCTGGATGCGTACCTGCCTCTCCGCTTGCGGCCAGAGTCCATGGAGAAGCTGCACTGTCTCCGTGCGTGTGTCATCCGGTCGCTGTACCACATGTACGAGCCTTTCGCGTCTCGAGTCTCCAGGAATCCAGCTATTCCAGACAGTACTCccagcactttaaaaaattcCAGAGTAAGTGGAATCAGTAAGGACATTGGATATGTCAGAGATGTTGctcttcctgctttttgttctctttctaaaagaaaaataggtgaTATTTAGACAGTGACCAGTGGAGCCTGGGTATAGGAGGGTTACTAAATGAATAGGGATTTTAAAAGTGTGCTGGTTACTTGTATCTGTGTAGTTGCTACTGCAGAGGATTTTGATTACTCTTCTGGGTAACTTCTGCCTAAGTCCTACCACAACATCTTTGTAATCAGCAAAAAAGCACTTCACTGAACGTCAGAACTGCTAGGGGTATTTGCAGCTCTCCCCACCTCTGTTGCAAATTTGTTGctgaaaggaggctgcagtAGGATCAGCTTTTATGTCTTCTGCTCTATTCTGACACTGTCTGCCAGAATACATCTTTTCTCTGTAGCAGGCATCTGGAGAGATGAGAAGTGACACCGATAGCCTCTGAAAGGGACTCATTTCATACTGCGTTCCTGTCGGTCATCCATCGACTTTGGTGTCTGGCCAAGGGAGGGTAGTGAGGTTGTGAGCATGGCAAGTGTGCAGAGCAAGTCTGCTTTGGGactggggctgcagctgtgtTGGGCTGTAAAGGGTTTGTCTCTGGTGTGGGCAGCCAATTCCCTTTGCTATCCCAGCTTGGAGCATTTGCATATCCATTCCTCTGTAATTGCTGTTGACCATTAACTCTGAAATGCCTCTGTGTctcttgtttggttttaactTGCAACTGGCTGATACTTTGTGAGCAGCTTAAGCAACAATGTGAATTCTCCACCCTCCAAATCCAAAGTCAAAAACCTGTTGAATGAGGTTTTTGGAGCCAAACTGAAGTGCTTTTGGTTCAAGAGTTGTACTTTCTTCTCCATGCAAAAGAGAGCAACCTCATCTATCTGTACGGAcatctctcctttcttccttcctatcCCTGAGtgaatactggaaaaaaaaagtcataccACTCAGGGAACATCCAGCAGTAACACAAACAAGTcgtgctgctgagcaggagaaAAGCACGCAGTTCTGTGTGTAGTCTTATCTCTGCATCCAGAGCTCTTCATTCTCTTCCTGAAACCCCAGTTTGGGTAtcatctttcttaaaaaataaaaaataaacaataaacgTTTCTAGGAAATTCCAACTTAAGCTTAGTCCTTCTGAGTCTAACTTCCTACCACTGCTCGGATCTGGTAGCGTGGCTGTAAGAGCTAGAAACCCTGAAGTGATGCTGGCAGGGTTGGCATTTTGGAAGCATACATGTTGACATCATAACGGCTTTGGTGCCCACTGCTAGTGCTTCTACTGTACTAACAGTTTGAGGAAGATTCTTGAAGCGCAGTCTTTTAttattcagcttttcaaaaaggaaattaaatggtGACGAGGCTTTGTTAGAACAGTAGAGGTTTGACCTAATCCCTTGGAGCGTAAAAGGCCATCCTGAGTCTGGTCGTGCTGCACTACTGCATTGCAAGACTCTGAGCTCCACCTGTGTTACTGTGCACAGAAATGCCTCGGCACAGTGGGTACAGAGGAGGATCTGACACTGCCTCCCCACGTTCTCGCTTTCATGGGCTTTGGTTATACCTTTACGGGTCGTTGAAACTAATGGCAAATGCCTACGTAAACTGCATGTGGCAAGAGGAGACCCCAGGCCCGGGTGTTATCAAATCTagcttttcctctttaatttccttttttctttccctagcCTAGCTTGTGTGGGACACTGGAGCCGTTATGGTGTCAGCAGAAGTGTTTGCCCTTTAAAGACACCCCCATTATTTTTGGTGGAGCGGCAGGCCGTACGGCGCGTCTGAAGGGCAGGACGGCTGACCCGTGGACGACATCCTCTGCCCCTTAGGAGGTACTGACCATTTTGTGCTTCACTACTTGCCATGACCAAACAAGTTGCTAGATCAGGCTGTCTCTGCAGGTGAGCTACAAATGCCACTGAcggcagcagcatctgctgcttACCTGAGTTAGCAAAGATCtggagaattattttaatgggaaaaaaacctgagggCCACCTTCTCCCAGGTGGAGGTGACTTGACACATTTCTGAGCTTGATTCCACATAGCTTTGGTGTTGACCTCATGAAGATTGTCAGGATAAAGGTCCTTTTTAGGACTCTTGTTTATGGACGTGACTCAGAGTTTGAAGTAAATGGTCTTGTATTACCTGTAGTGTTTAATTACGGACCCCCCATGGTGGAAGCTGGCTTTGGCTTTATTTCATTTGGGGTCATGCTATCTtggaatgaaattaaatgtgtGCTTCACCCTGCAACCCAGTCAGGCTTTCTTTTGTCATGGGAGAGACTGTGCGTGGGTCATGGGGAGTTGTCTTTACTCAtattattcttccttttcctgctgacgTTGTTAAAAGATAAGACCAGCTGTGGTGGGCTGGCATCTGTGGTGTGGAAACGTTTTCAGGGCTGGTTGGACTGACTTGCTAGATTCTTTTCTCAGCTGTTGAAAGCTAGTTGCTTCTGCTCACTGTAGGCAGGGAATTTCCCTCCTGCTCAGTTCAACACAGGAGTTCTGCTGAAACTTCTGCTTAGAATGAGTGCAGCATGCTGGCACGGATCCTGTGGACACACAGTGATGAGCAGATTAAATTGGAGGACTCCTGGTGTATGCCTGCATGGGAGGGAAGTACTGGTTAGTTCTGATGCTGTTTGAAgcccttttctcattttcttttaaaaagggacAGTAGGTTGATCAGGCTGTGCTATCCCGGCAGTGTTTTTATACTCTGAAGTATGACAGTTAGTGCTTAGTGATGTCAAGACCTTTTGACACCACGGTGGCTTAGGAACTTTCTCATCTGTCACCTCATAGCTCGTGTATTGGTCTTTGCATTTCCCTCTGGATTCTCTCCTTCTTGATCCTTAGCctgttttcagttgttcctTGCTTTAGTCTTGTTTGGGGTCCAGTTTAATGGGAGTTCTTGGTGGACGGGGGAAACAGGTGAGTTTGTACTGCTCATCTCTGCATCGTGGAAGGGGCAAATTGCACaacaggatttttctgtttagcaCGTCAGTGGCCATGTGTTGTATTGTATCATCCAGTTGCATGATGAGTTGGCCAACTTGAAACTGGGAGATCTAAACTGCTGAGCCTGTTCTTCGAACATAATTAATTTGAATAAATGGCTCCAAACTGTTCCTATGTAATTGTGTTTGTAATTGGAAGCCTTTATGCTCTGCTAAAACTTACTTAAAGTGGTGCCTCTAAGGGTTTCataattctgtgtttcttttttttttcccctccaccgCAGTGTCTGCTTTTCTGGTGCAAAAAGATTGAAGGGAACAGACAAGAAGCAATGTGGGAATTCAACTTCAAGTTCAAAAAGCAGGTATGAAAGAAGAGCCAGAATGGCTGTGACTTTTTTTGAAGCAGTAACGATTTTTTCTGGGTGGCAGTGAGGAAGGTGGAAACTTTTTATTCATTCAGACAATAAATGGAAACTCTGACTCCCATGATCAACTAAAGCACATTCTGAAACTACACTCGGTTTTCAGTCTGTTTTACCAAGACATTTAGAAtcctacatttttatttcctcattaGGTGTCCTTTCTCCACTGTAAGATGTGTATCACTTGTTACCCCAAATAATCTAATCTTTGGGTCATTGCTACTGATTACTACCAAAATCCAGACTGTTTGGCTTTAGTGGTCAAAATGCGGACCAAAATCTGAAACTTCTTGTTTTACCATTGGAAAGATTTTTCCAGAGAAGTGAAAAAAGCCAACACTGCCAATGAAAACCTCCAGCGGTCTCAGGAGAAGCAAGGAGTTTCAGGCAACCTGGGGAATTCTGTAGCTTTCCCCTGTAAAGAAATGGTCCTGCAAGTTGCCTGTACTGAATgatggttttttgttttttatataatGCTCTGCCCAAACACATGGGAATGTGGTGAGAACCTGCTAGTCAGCACTGGTGAGAAGCAGCCAAGCTCTCCTCATAGGTTTCTGCTTAGCTAAAtaaatttctctctctttcaagTCTCCCAGATTTAAGAGCAAGTGTTGCAAAGGTCTTCAGCCACCAATTCAGTATGAAGAAGTCCATACAAATCCGGATCAGGATTGCTGTCTACTGCAGATCACCACCTTTAACTTCATATTCGTGCCAATAGTCATGGGTATGACGTTTACCTTGGTAAGTGAGCAATCTGCCAGGCAAACTTTGCATGTGCGGTTTTTGTAAGGAGATGAAGAGGACACCTCTTGGGTGTTGTGTAAATCATGCTGCTGCATCAACAAACGGATTCTGGGAATCTTAAGGAGATTGGAATCAGAGGAAATGCTCAGGATCTTCTCAGTTtagcttctgcttttccatcaGCTCTTAGCTATTTGGATGTAGAGAATCTGCAAGGAGCTGTGATTGTGCAGCATCTGGGGGCAGATGAGTTGTCAGTACTCCAGCAGGGAGTGCAAGAGGTGGGGatgcaggagaagaggaggtCTTCCCTCCTCAAGAAAATATCTCTTTACCTCATGGCAATAAATTGTAAGAGCAAAAATCTATATGAGCAAACTCTTTCGATGTGTATGTGGTCCCTGCCTCGTGGGAGAACAGAGCAGCTTTTGAACAAACTTCCAGACGCCGTGCTGCAGACGGCAGCAGAGCAGGTATGCTTaggcaagagcagcagcaaagcgTGGGGCAGCACCTGCGGCTGTATGTGGGAGTCAGGGTTTCAGAGTGACCTGTGCCCAGGAGAGGTTCAGTCTGGCTGCATTTAAGAGTCAGGCAGTGAGTTCCAGGCTTCCTCAGACAGCCACTTGCATTCAGGTTCACTTCTGGCATTATTATTCGGGGTTGCAAGCCAGAGAGAACTGGTTTGTGCTGTAGATTCAGagtgcagctctgccagcacctgAAATACTCCAGACTTGTACAAtttagaagaattaaaaaaaaaaaatacatatatatctaaAAGTGTACTGTTAAGAACTCTGAGTGTTCATGactgctttttctgaagcacCTCCTGGTCTCTTTTCTTGCAGTTCACCATCAATGTGAGTACAGACATGAGGCATCATCGCGTGCGCCTGGTGTTCCAGGATGCCCCAGTTCGCAACGGCAAGAAACCTCGCCTTGACCAAGGAGTGCAGGTTGTGCTGGACCCTGTGCATAGTGTGCGGCTCCTGGACTGGTGGCACCCGCAGTACCCCTTCTCTCCAAAAGCTTAGTGCTCTCCTGACTCTGCAGGAGCCGGCAGGTGACTGAATCTGGCAGGCTGAAGAGAATTTCTAGGAACCAGGAAatcctatttttatttcttaaataaattcTGCAGTCTCCTTGCAAGTGGTTGAAGCTACTGAGCTAATCTGTATGTATATAACTTCTGGTCAGTGATGGGCAGAGCTGAGTGTAAAGCAGAAACTATTTGTAAACACACTTTTAtgtaaaattcacattttatgaTTTGAAAGGAGCTCCCTGGAACTGTTCATTTAAAATCCTTTTGGTGCTAATGAAAGTGGTCCTGTTTTCTGTTCGGGAAGAAGCAGGAGGTTTTGCTTTCCAGCTTTAGTAGGACCAGAAACAATTAACAGACAAAATGCATGTTTGTTTTGCTCCAGCAGGATTGCATTCAAACACAGTGTGATATTTCAGTGTCTGAGGAGCAGTAAGCAAAGCAGCGGTGATCAACAATAATGCTAATTCGCAGTCCAACAGACAGGagtttaaggaaagaaaaaagcatacaTGATCAAACAAAGGAGTTATTTCAAAGAGGATTTGTAAGGCAAAAGTCTGTCTTGAATTTAAAGATACTCCAGGTTCTCACAGCGATGTTTCCTCTTTGAAAAGAAGATCTAAACCTTTAAAACCAGAAGGTGCTTTTCAGAGAAGATAaacagagggagggagaggggatggagggggtAAACTGAAATAACTGAAGCAGTGATGAAGGACTTGCCTGTGTCTTATCTAAGAGCAGTGGAGTAGTGTTGGCCTGTTGGCACTGGAAAGCCTGGAGGCAGTCTGTGGTCTGGCTTTTgcctaaagaaattaattcctgtGAGGAAGAAGCGGCCCTGAAACTTTCTGTGGCTCTGGGTTGACTGAGAagggagaggggcagagagGTTGGGCCCGTCAGGAGCACGGACTGTTGCGTCCAGCGTGCGTCGGGCTGGAGAGGCGATGGCAGGTGAAcaccttgctgctgccagccgGGGGTCTGGTGGAGGAGTGGTGGCAGCagaggaggtgctggagtgCAGGTGGGCCACAGCGGGAAGAGTAACCCTGGACTGGGTTTTGCTGCCTGTCCGTGCTTAGCTCCTCAGACCTGTTTCGCATCACATCTTGTCTCAAGCGGGAGTAAGCGAGTGCTCTGTCCACGCCTAATGTTTAGTGAAGCTCCTGGAAGGAGAGAGAGTTCTGCCATCTCCGTTTGAATTTCATACACAAATACCCCCTGATCCCGGTGTAGCTGCCGGCGAGGAGTTCCTTGCGTGTGCCTCTGCCACTGTAAATCTCCACCAAGGACATCTGCCCCAAATGTGGATCTGCGTGAGGGTCTCTGTGCTGTTGACTTCAGACAAACATATTTGGGAAAACTACCTTGCCATTCCCCTTTTCACTGCCGCTGGACACACGTCGATGCCGACAGGTGGGTTTTGAAACTAGATTAATCAAAGTAGAGTTACAGGGCAAGAAAAATGTGCCGTTATCCGTGGTAACGAAGCTGGTTTCGGTGATGGTGCAGCCGAGTCTGAGCTGTTGCCTTTGCGGTGCAGGAGAGGAAGAACAGCAAGCTGGTGCAGGAGCCGTGCGtaagggctgcagctgcagcgcTCCAGGCGTTGCGCAGCACACGTGTGGCAGGAAGCAATGGGTAGATAAcgattttctttttatgatgGGATGAACTCGGTGACAAGTCCTCTGGTCACAGGGTGGAGTTTCTCCACTGGAGTTGAGGAAGGAAACATGGACAGTGAGCGTGGTTACCTTTGCCTTGCGCCGGGGCTGTCTCAGCCGGTGTGTGCTGGCCCGGGGGGGCACCCAGCTGCTCGGGGCCTGTCTCCCGCAGAAGCCCAGGTGCTTTGAAGAGCTTCAGGGCGCTTTCCACAGCGTACCCTGAGAAGTGCTGTTGGCCACGATGGTGCCAGCGCCGCATGCCTGGTGGttgctgcttgtgctgtgcaCAAGGTGTGGATGTGGAGGGTGGGGGCAGGGATGTTCCGTTCTGGGCTGGCGGCTGGGGTCTGTATGAAGCTCTGCCCTTG
It encodes:
- the TMEM183A gene encoding transmembrane protein 183A isoform X2, whose protein sequence is MDTKESINGRTASRKKKSKRHKENPDGGGGEEYPIDIWLLLASYIRPEDIVRFSLICKKAWTVTCTAAFWTRLYRRHYSLDAYLPLRLRPESMEKLHCLRACVIRSLYHMYEPFASRVSRNPAIPDSTPSTLKNSRCLLFWCKKIEGNRQEAMWEFNFKFKKQSPRFKSKCCKGLQPPIQYEEVHTNPDQDCCLLQITTFNFIFVPIVMGMTFTLFTINVSTDMRHHRVRLVFQDAPVRNGKKPRLDQGVQVVLDPVHSVRLLDWWHPQYPFSPKA
- the TMEM183A gene encoding transmembrane protein 183A isoform X1, whose translation is MAPRGRPAAAAMPKRGARKRLKFRADDVCSERVTVADYANSDPAVVKSGRVKKAVANAVQQEVKSLCGLEASCVPAEEVLSVSGESCDSSDEMDTKESINGRTASRKKKSKRHKENPDGGGGEEYPIDIWLLLASYIRPEDIVRFSLICKKAWTVTCTAAFWTRLYRRHYSLDAYLPLRLRPESMEKLHCLRACVIRSLYHMYEPFASRVSRNPAIPDSTPSTLKNSRCLLFWCKKIEGNRQEAMWEFNFKFKKQSPRFKSKCCKGLQPPIQYEEVHTNPDQDCCLLQITTFNFIFVPIVMGMTFTLFTINVSTDMRHHRVRLVFQDAPVRNGKKPRLDQGVQVVLDPVHSVRLLDWWHPQYPFSPKA